Part of the uncultured Fusobacterium sp. genome is shown below.
GCAATGGATTTAATAAAAGAAAAAACTGGTCAAGAGGGGTATGATGTATTTAAACAAGCTTTAGAAAATATCAAACCTCAAATCGAAGTTAGATCAAGAAGAATCGGAGGAGCTACATACCAAGTTCCAGTAGAAGTTAGAGCTGACAGACAACAAACTTTAGCTATCAGATGGTTAACACTTTACACAAGACAAAGAAAAGAATATGGTATGATAGAAAAATTAGCAGCAGAATTAATCGCAGCAGCTAATAACGACGGAGC
Proteins encoded:
- the rpsG gene encoding 30S ribosomal protein S7, which encodes MSRRRAAVKRDVLPDSRYSDKVVTKVINSIMLDGKKAIAEGIFYSAMDLIKEKTGQEGYDVFKQALENIKPQIEVRSRRIGGATYQVPVEVRADRQQTLAIRWLTLYTRQRKEYGMIEKLAAELIAAANNDGATIKKKEDTYKMAEANRAFAHYKI